The genomic window TCTGATCTGTCACGAATTAATTTTTGGTTTATCGAATTGGAAAATATtgtaaacaacaaaaaaaaaaacttatcaaACGAATAGACACGTTTCTAATTTGCCATACGTAcatatttttcataattattttttagtgtgaataataaaagaagaaatttgagaaagaaaaaaaggaatttatatattaaaaaatgtgAAACTAAACCTTTATTGTTCACATCCAAATTAATAAAGAGGAAGAGTACACTCAAATGGGTAtacatgtgtgtgtgtgtggcacAGCAATAGTCTTGAGCAATTACTATTTTCATTTCCAATAATAACTACTGATATGATACACCATCCAATATGCATTTGTCGGGCGTATATATACTTGGGTAGTGTGAGACTGTGAGGTGGCATTGTTAAGCCCTGAGGTGTTGCCTTCCCTTGCTGCATGATATACTCAGTTCTGATATACTTTTGATGGCCTGATGCATGCAAATTCAACTTTTTCCTCTATAAATACAGGAACGAAATCCCAGTTGTAATCATCAAAACCATTCCAAACCAATCCTTATCAACCTCCCACTGCACCATGAAaccattttgtgtttttcttactttctttctctTGCTAGCAGCAAGTAGTAAGAAGGTGGACTCAGCCGAAACAGTTTCCTTCAACTTCAACTCTTTCAGCGAAGGAAACCCCGCAATAAATTTCCAAGGTGACGTCACTGTTCTTTCAAATGGCAATATACAACTCACGAACCTCAACAAGGTAAATAGCGTCGGCCGTGTTCTTTATGCCATGCCGGTGCGCATTTGGAGCAGTGCCACCGGCAATGTCGCCAGCTTCCTCACCTCCTTCTCTTTCGAGATGAAGGATATCAAAGATTATGATCCTGCCGACGGTATCATCTTTTTCATTGCACCGGAAGATACGCAGATTCCTGCCGGCAGTATTGGTGGTGGAACCTTAGGCGTCTCTGACACTAAAGGGGCGGGTCACTTTGTTGGAGTGGAGTTTGATACCTATTCCAACAGTGAGTACAACGATCCACCCACTGATCACGTTGGAATTGATGTAAATAGCGTGGATTCGGTGAAGACCGTGCCATGGAATAGTGTGAGTGGAGCAGTGGTGAAAGTGACTGTGATATATGACTCTTCAACAAAGACATTGAGTGTTGCTGTGACCAACGACAATGGCGATATTACCACCATTGCTCAAGTTGTTGATTTGAAGGCGAAGCTTCCGGAGAGGGTCAAGTTCGGTTTTTCTGCCTCCGGCTCCCTTGGCGGTCGTCAGATACATCTCATCCGTTCATGGTCTTTCACTTCAACCTTGATAACAACAACCAGAAGAAGCATCGACAATAACGAAAAGAAAATAATGAATATGGCAAGTGCATGATTTGGTTTCTACGTACGCTACCTAGTACTTTTAAAGAAAGACCAGACCTTTGTGTGTTATCAACTTTGTTTCTTTGTGTTTAAATTAGGTTGTATGGTTCAATATTTCCACTAATCATGGTCTGACGGTTGACCGTTTAAATAAAATAACAGGTCCAGTTTGGTATAGTTTTTGTGCATGGATTTGGGTGTGAGATTTTCTGTTGAATCTCATTCATCCTTTCACCAGGCCAATTATATTATGCCCAGATTCAATAATAAAGtctgaaatatgaatttaataattatcatgagtaaaaatttttaattttaataataatgacataataaatatattaaaaatttaaaNNNNNNNNNNNNNNNNNNNNNCAAAAGAGGAGTGCTAGGagctgtaacaccctactacacagagttttacgcttaagtcgtagaactagaggtagtgtggtgttaTAGACCTCTGAACAGTAAAATAAATACTTAATAGAGAAGATGATAATATACTAGGAGTCTTGAAACAAAATGGGTAAGCAAAAATCGTAAAATGAAAAGCGCAGCGCTCAACGGAAagaattacttgcgtgctaagaaacctaatagaAACAAGATAGAGataagcaaaagaataaagaaaagccaaggaaacagcataactagcccctgactcagcctgcgaaactaagatatatatatataagtatccccaaaatataccaaaataccAAGTACCTtcctatctctccctcaacctctaagaggagcagcatacacatgttacttggagagtaagctagATACATATGTACATATATACAAATAGAAAACCAAAATACACCCAATGGACTACTTCACTTCCCAAGATCCAGACGCCTAGTGAGgaacctctcgacctgcatctgaaaaacaacaatacaatatggaatgagaaccggaggttctcagcatggtaaaagtgccacacgtataataaataaggtcctgagaatgccataggcaatcctagaactccgttattcagttatccaacttaagtactaaacagaagccataaacacGGGGTATGTATTCTAAATCTACCTAACTTACTCAAGTTCAATCTTAACCTAATATCAAACCATTTCCCCGTTTTCTCCATCTCTCCATCATTCATAATGCAACAGAAACAAGCAGCCAAATgagttcacgcacaagtaatgagcagatagtacaaatagcaagtataacagatagcaggtgatatatatatatatcaattaggcaaacccaggaaatgcatagcaatcaaacaaacaaatgcatatgatgcatgcctgttgcccatctgtcggttatccagccaacccaacaagtccaaaaatcttagactgtcccccgtcgcgtatccccaagagtctatgcatagagttcacattcaatcatcatataatcactcaatggggCTATCTATACTCGGAAATTTATACGtacccggtcacccttacgacgtagggtcaatagagtatcgagattcaacctggaacacgtggtggcgagccacggtctttacccaggaaaactcgtatctcagatatcattattcataagccatttcataaTCATATTCattatttaatcattcatcaaagCCATTGCATATTAACTTCATCTATTAACACTTCCTTTTCACACTCCTCTTCCTATTTACCCTTTTCTTCACTCTCAAGTTATCTTAAACTCCTACTTCTGCTATTTACTAAATTTACTAGTAGGATCTAGGATTAACAGGGCATAAATAGGGGTTTTAGAGTTTAAAACCATGtttagaacagaaaaataaaggtaCTAAAAAACAAggcgtgtgcgcacgcacacacctgtgcgtgcgcacagctcaaaaaagaaagcaggacgtgtgcgtacgcacttaTGCGTGCATGCGCACATATCACTTGGTGTGCGAGCGCCCCACCTGTGCTGGTGCCACCGATAGAAAACTCGCCCtggcgtgtgcgtgcgcacaagagtGTGCATACGAACACTttatgaaaaataccaagtgtgCGGGCGCACAGAGGCGTGCATACGCATAGGTAGATTTTCGCTTCTATTGGGTGCGCGCGCACAGctgtgtgcgtgggcacacatcAGGAAACCTGGTTCTGCTGCAACCTTTAAAATTTCAGTTTTTCGCACCAATTTTTCGgcatccataacttcctctataaaattcGGTTTTCCGTAAGCTTTATATCAATTTCAAGCTTATAAAACactctttaatttaaaataaacctCATGATTATTCAAAATGTGTAGAGCAAGATATGGActaccaaagttcatcaaaatttaCATTTTATCAAAAATACCTTAAACCCCATTTTTCACCAATTCTCATTCTCTACTCCCAAAACCTGCAAGTTTACAGCACCACAAGTCTTATTCCATCATCATCAACCACTAGCTCATTAATGTCCACAACATTCCATAACATCCACCCAATAATCCCAATATATCAACATATATCACAACCCATTATAAGCAAGTCCAAAAGTATGAAATTAATAACCTCATAATTCCAATTTAAGCTCATCAACAATTTATTCCAACAACATTACAAACTACTCATTAAGTATAATTAACAATTCAACTTATCTtatggttcctctaacctaagttttcacaacaccgtaaatattaaacgtgcgaaacttaaaccataccttggccgatcacttagttcacccaaggcagcctcacaacaCAAAATTACAGCCTCTCCAAGCTTAATTAAACAGCCCCAAACCAAGCTTTGATCATCAACAAGCCTCTAATTActtccaattcaatttcaatACTTATATACCCACTTAATCTACACCTAATACATATACATGTTCAAATTTCAGTTTTCCATTACAAATACAAGATTGAGCTAGGGTTAGTTTGTTCTTACCATACCCATATGCTCAATAGCTTGAGCTCACAAGTCCCGGAAGCTAACTTGAACCTAGAATACAAAAATTGGACAAGATTTCACTATAGGTTTTCAATTTTACCAAAGAAAGAGGGATAGAGATTCTGAACCAAATATGAGACTTACTAGTGAAATTGTTCGGATAGAaaggtagagctcgacgcgctaGACGCGTGACTGCAAaaggtgcggcgatcggagctcaaaCGAGGGAGATACGGTGGTTTGAAGGTTGGATGAAGGTTAGGGTTCTTCTCCTCTCCCCCTTTCTGTTTGCTTCGTTGGTTGCAAATGAAAGAGAAGAAGCGGCCGCTTCTTTTATATTATGGGTCCGATTAGACCCACGGG from Arachis ipaensis cultivar K30076 chromosome B09, Araip1.1, whole genome shotgun sequence includes these protein-coding regions:
- the LOC107619457 gene encoding galactose-binding lectin, coding for MKPFCVFLTFFLLLAASSKKVDSAETVSFNFNSFSEGNPAINFQGDVTVLSNGNIQLTNLNKVNSVGRVLYAMPVRIWSSATGNVASFLTSFSFEMKDIKDYDPADGIIFFIAPEDTQIPAGSIGGGTLGVSDTKGAGHFVGVEFDTYSNSEYNDPPTDHVGIDVNSVDSVKTVPWNSVSGAVVKVTVIYDSSTKTLSVAVTNDNGDITTIAQVVDLKAKLPERVKFGFSASGSLGGRQIHLIRSWSFTSTLITTTRRSIDNNEKKIMNMASA